In the Limanda limanda chromosome 10, fLimLim1.1, whole genome shotgun sequence genome, one interval contains:
- the LOC133011504 gene encoding cilia- and flagella-associated protein 251-like, with product MWERRESRGITSSPVREEEEEEEEEEEEEEEEEEEEEEEEEEEEKEEEEEEEEEIQKEEEEEEEEEEEEEEEEEEEEEEEEEEEEEEEEEEEEEEEEIQKEEEEEEEEEEEEEEEEEEEEQEEEEEEEEEEEEEEEEEEEEEIQKYRNTEEEEEVEEEEEEEEEEEEEEEEEEEEEEEEEEEEEEEEEEEEEEEEEEEEEEEEEEEEEEEEEEEEEEEEEEEEEEEEEEIKKYRSDMWERRESRAITSGFLPCRRPAEPSEGEAAVDHEGAAAAAPA from the exons atgtgggagagaagagaatcaAGGGGAATTACATCAAGtcctgtcagagaggaagaggaagaggaagaggaagaggaagaggaagaggaagaggaagaggaagaggaagaggaagaggaagaggaagaggaaaaggaagaggaagaggaagaggaagaggaaatacagaa agaggaagaggaagaggaagaggaagaggaagaggaagaggaagaggaagaggaagaggaagaggaagaggaagaggaagaggaagaggaagaggaagaggaagaggaagaggaagaggaaatacagaa agaggaagaggaagaggaagaggaagaggaagaggaagaagaagaggaagaggaagaggaacaggaagaggaagaggaagaggaagaggaagaggaagaggaagaggaagaggaagaggaagaggaaatacagaaatacagaaataca gaagaggaagaggaagtggaagaggaagaggaagaggaagaggaagaggaagaggaagaggaagaggaagaggaagaggaagaggaagaggaggaggaagaggaagaggaa gaagaggaggaggaagaggaagaagaagaggaagaggaagaggaagaggaagaggaagaggaagaggaagaggaagaggaagaggaagaggaagaggaagaggaagaggaggaggaagaggaagaggaaataaagaaatacagatCTGAcatgtgggagagaagagaatcaAGGGCAATCACATCAG GATTCCTCCCGTGTCGACGCCCGGCCGAGCCGTCTGAAGGTGAAGCCGCCGTCGACCACGAgggagcggcggcggcggcgccgGCTTAG